Genomic DNA from Cupriavidus pauculus:
CCGGGTAGGTCGCCGCGGGCGACCGGACTTTCGTCGTTTATGCTGGCGCAAAACCTGAAGTCCGGCCCAAGGAGACCGCATGGCACCGACCGACTCGCAACTTGCCGCCCCGGCATCGGCACTCATCGACGCGCGTATTCGTGAACTCGACGACTGGCGCGGCGAAACCCTCGCGCGCCTCCGCGCCATCGTCCGCGCGGCCGCACCCGATGTCGTGGAGGAATGGAAATGGCGCGGCGTGCCGGTCTGGTCCGATCACGGCATCGTCTGCACGGGCGAAACCTACAAGGCCGCGGTCAAGATGACGTTCGCGAAGGGCGCGTCGCTCGACGACCCGTCGGGCCTGTTCAACGCGAGCCTCGAGGGCAATACGCGACGGGCCATCGATTTCCACGAAGGCGACACGATCGACGAGCCCGCGCTCGGTGCGCTGATCGCGGCGGCGGTGGCGCTGAACCGCGCCAGGATCGTCAAGCGCAGCAAAGGCGGCGGCAAATTGTAGTGCGCGCGTAAGCGACTCTCGGGCACGCGCAACACAGATTGCAATATCTCTCATATGGGAGTCTGTTGACTTCCATTCGAGACCATCTAGAATGGGAGCATCCAATCCACCAAACGAGAGCGTGCAACATGGCCAACACTTCCACGTCTGCACCCAGCGCAACTGGCTTAGGCACCCAGCCAGATGACTTCGATGTCTTCCTGAAGCAGATGGGCGCACTGGAGCAAAGACAAGTGATCCGTGAAGGTATGAACGCCGTGATGGTGGAGCGCGTGGCCAGGGAGCTGCTTCGCGTTCCGGTACAAACGCTACTCAGCGGTCTGGGCCTCCCCAGTTCCACCATGCTTCGCAAGATGTCGAAGCAGGAGCGTCTGTCCGCCCCCGAGTCCGACAAGGTCGCCCGTGTGCTGTACGTCCACGAACTGGCCACCGACGTCCTCGAGGACGCCACGCTCGCCTCGCAGTGGATGCAAAAGCCGCTGTTCGAACTCGACGGCATGAAGCCGCTCGAGGTCCTGG
This window encodes:
- a CDS encoding antitoxin Xre/MbcA/ParS toxin-binding domain-containing protein; protein product: MANTSTSAPSATGLGTQPDDFDVFLKQMGALEQRQVIREGMNAVMVERVARELLRVPVQTLLSGLGLPSSTMLRKMSKQERLSAPESDKVARVLYVHELATDVLEDATLASQWMQKPLFELDGMKPLEVLDSQPGYDRVRDILTRAAFGIPV
- a CDS encoding DUF1801 domain-containing protein, with the translated sequence MAPTDSQLAAPASALIDARIRELDDWRGETLARLRAIVRAAAPDVVEEWKWRGVPVWSDHGIVCTGETYKAAVKMTFAKGASLDDPSGLFNASLEGNTRRAIDFHEGDTIDEPALGALIAAAVALNRARIVKRSKGGGKL